Genomic DNA from Mycteria americana isolate JAX WOST 10 ecotype Jacksonville Zoo and Gardens chromosome 25, USCA_MyAme_1.0, whole genome shotgun sequence:
TTCGGAGTCGCGGGTCTTGGTGGTGCGGTGATGGGGCAGAGCCTCCAAAGGGCAGATTTTGGAGAGGTACCAAGCAGAGAACGTCCACGTGGGGAAGGCTTTGAAAGATTTGTGTTGCCGACTGTCAAGTTTGGGCGCTTGCAGAGACCCAGAGAGGTTCCTGTGGGTAGTGGAGCAGAAggctttcattgttttttctctcctgcttttgttgGAAGATTAAGATTTGAAGGCTTTTTCTCCTCACTTCAAACACTGCTTCCAAATTTATCTATGGAAAGGTGGGAACCTCCTATTAGGGAGTTTGGAAACATCCTGTGATCCACCCCCGTCCTTTTACCCAGGGAAACTGCACTAACCGCGATGGGCCCCTCTTCGTCCGCAGCAGCCCCTCACGCCCCGTGCCGTCCCCGCTGCCAGGCTGTGGAGTTTTCTCAGGCTTAGAGGAGATCTGTTTTGTAGAGTAGCAAGGCCTTAACCATCGCAGGCGTTCACACTCGGGCTCGCAACGCCCGCTTGCAGGCCGGAGGGGGCACGTGAAGGACCAGCGCTGAGCTGCACCCTCCTCCAGCGTCAGAGCCGTGCTGACCCGACGGGATGGAGGATGGAGCAGCGCTCGcctgccagaggaggaggaaaattcCCATTTCTACAggaattgagccctggggaactcGACCTTTGTGAAGCTCCAGCTCTGATGCTTTCTGGAGCCACGTCCTTCAGCTGTTGAGCTCTGTCCCAGGGCAGCAGTGGGAGCTGGACTTGCCCGTGGTGCTTCaaaacaccccccctccccgagcccacCAGGACCTGGGGGCTGCGTGGATGAGAAGCAACGACCTCCAGGTCTGTGTGTCCCCGGGCCGAGAGCCCGTCCCTCCCTGAGCCGTCGTGGGTGACGCTGCTGCAGACCCCCGATTTTGGGTCCTGCCCTGGACCATTCCAGCTGCTGGGGAAAAGAAACGAGCTGGAGCAGCCGGCGCGTGCCAGACCTCTTGGGAAACGCTGGCCTGGCTTCGGCGCTGGCAGCAGTGGAGGATGAGGACTGGTGAGGGGCTGGCGGGGTCTCGGCatctgttccccccccccccactcccccagcGCGGGGCCCTGGCCCTGTCCCGTGGGCCGTTGGAGGGGCTGAGCGTGGTGCTGTTGCAgagcggggggggacacgggacggaGCTGCAGGACAGAGGCTTATTCCCTTCACATCCATTTTGATAATTGTATAATTTTTCAATGTGAGGGGGGGTTATTTTATCATACAATCGCTTGGGGCGGACAGGAGCCAAAGCTCCCCCTCAAGGGAGCTTGCTTTGGGCCCCGGCTCCCTCTCGTTGCAGGAGTTGCAGATGATTATATGTAGCAGAGATTTTACAAcaagatattttccctttttcaaagctctgtcttatttctgcctccctccctcctgcggCCGTGGTCACAACAGCGTTGCCCTGAATCCCTGGCCTTGGCCTTGCAGCCATGCCGGGGCAGCAGCGGTGGGATGGACCCCTGGGTGCTGCCTttcccccgcgccccctccctaATTACTTGCGGTGGGGGGCCGGGGCGTGGTAGCAGTCCCTTGTGCGCTCTGGGTTTGTGGATCGTCGCGTTCTCCCCGAGCCCTGCAGCCGGAGAGGGGATACAGCCCCGTGCCCCTCGCTCAGCCTCGCCTCCcccctgcctctgctctccctctcGCCCCGCCTGCGAGGAGCGTGGCCCCCTAAAATGCTCGGCTCCCCGCCGTTGGGTCCCTGTGCCGGTGGCCTCACCCCTTGGTCATGTGTGGCCGAGTCAAGGCCCCGTGCTCCGGGCGATGAGTCCGCGGCAGAGCCCCGGGCTGACTCAGCCACCCCTTTCTCAGCAGCCGGGGAGGGTGAGCTTGTGCGTGGGGTGCAGGTCCCTCTCCCCGGGGACCCCTGCGGTGACGGGGTGACGTGGGTGTAGTTGAGAGGTGGCTCCAGCCCGCATCTGGGTCCGTCTCCcgtccccttaactctgccccttGCTCCCTGGGACCGTCCATCCTCGTACCCGTGgctggatgatgatgatgatgatgatgtccCCAGGGGATGATGATGATGTCCCCTGGGTCAGGGGACTAATGCCACCGGGTCAGGCCGGGACCTTCCGGCCAGTGAACAAGGTTTTCTGACTTGTCCCAGCGGGAGCCGCGTGACGAGGTGCCAGTCACCGCAGAAAGCACCGTCTGGCCCCGCTTCCCCGCGGTGTTGCTGCCTGGGGTCGGGATGAGCCTGGTCCCCCGGGGCCCTACCTCTGCCCCCAGAACCGGGCACGGGGGGTGGCCGAATCCTGCACTGACAGGAGGCGGCAGGGGCAGCAgtcctgggctggggacaggaggggcagAGATGAGGTCCtgtcacggaatcacagaatcgcacgggttggaaaagacctttgagatcatcgagtccaaccgtaaacccaacactgcccagcccaccactacaccacgtccctgagcacctcagccaaacggcttttaaatacctccagggatggggactccaccactgccctgggcagcctgttccaatgcttgagaaccctttcagtgaagtaaaatttcctcatatccagtctaaacctcccctggcgcaactggaggccatttcctctcgtcccgtcacttgttacttgggagaggaCTCTGTCCTCTGCTCCAGCTGTCACACAACAACCCCGAGTTGCTGGGGAGGGTCTAATCCTGCCGCGTAGTGCCTCTCTCGGGAGAGCTGGGTGCTCGccctccctggggtgctggggggagacCGGGGGTCTCCCGGGAACAAGCAGCCCCTCTaccatggggcaggagggtgacCCTGGGGCAGGACTCTGGGATAAGGAGGCGTCCCCAGGGCgggatgctggggcaggaggacgcccctggggcaggaggatgTCCCCGCAGCgggatgctggggcaggaggatgTCCCCAGGGTGGCATCCAGAGCCACCAGCCCCTGAGCCAGGGCTGACTCAGCTCTGCCCCGCAGCATCATGTGAAGCCGGGAGGGAGCCGCTGCTGCTGCATCCCCCccgtctcctccttccctccaacCCTGTGCAAACCCCGGCGCCTGCCAAAATTTTCCATCTGCCTCTCGACTTCCTCAATCCAGCGGCATAAAAGAGCTGCGGACGCGGCACCCGCATCTCCCGGTCCCGGCCCGCACCGTCCTCCCACCGACAGCGCGATGCGGGGGTAAGCGGCGTGGGAGAGGGTCCCGGGGGTGGACGGGAGACCCAACGAGGCGCTGCTGGGGCGGTCGCGTGGCTTTTCCCCAGGGAAACGGACCCCACTGGGAGCGGGGGGAAACAGGGTCCCGCGTGGCAGCGGGGGGACTCTTAGAGGTgcaagaggggaaactgaggcacggagcatTGAGCGGGGCTGTGGGCTGCAGGCTTGGGCCGGTGTCCCCattcctgctctgccctgggggcCTGGTGAGAAagtgggtgccgggggggagTGGGTAAAGCAAGGGAGGGGGCAGGATGCCGGGGCGCCCCCCTTGCCTGCACCCCCTGCTCCGTGCACCCCCAAAACTTGTTTTCCCCGTGGCCCGGGGCCGCCGGAAAGGCGCCAGCGGGGCGGTAATGGGAACCAGCTGTCCCGGCTCATGTGATGCCTGCGCCCGGCcagcgctgcccgcagcgggGTCCCGGCCCCGAAACGGGGTGGGGTCCTGGCCCGAAACCAGGGGGGGCTGCTCTCCTGTTAATGGGGGGGCCGGGGTTCTGGTCTCCCCCGGCCCCTTAGCGGGGTGGGTACGGGGTCCCCGTCCCTCAATAATGGCGCACGTAGGGTCCCCTGTGGCCTTGAGATCGGATGGACGCGGGGTCCTGGCCCCTGTAGCCCAGCGCTTGGGCGGGCACGGGGTCCCAGTCCCCTATAGCCCGACGTGGTCGCGGGCACGGGGTCCCGTCCCCCGTCCAGCCCTCCCGGGCTCAGTCTCTGTCCCCGTTCCGCAGGATGTGGTGGCCCacgctgctggccctgctggtcCCCGCGGCGGTGGCCCAGCTGCACCCCGAGCGGGAGCTGGACACCCAGTGGGACCTGTGGAAGAAAACCTATCGCAAGCAGTACAACGGTGAGGTACGGCAGAGCCCCGCGGGAGGGGACCGGCCCCTGGGGCAtcgctggggggggctggggaccaggCTGGGGCCGATGGCCTCGGGGGCGTCCccacggtgggggggggggccacgGGCAGGACCCCTCCGCCCAGCACCGTCTCACCCCGTGGCGCAGGCGGACGAGGTGGCTCGGAGGCTGATCTGGGAGAAGAACCTCAAGTACATCAACACCCACAACCTGGAGCACGCGCTGGGCGTCCACACCTTCGAGCTGGCCATGAACCACCTGGGTGACATGGTGAGCGTCACCGGGGGGGACAGTAAcggggtgggagagaggggactgagcacccttgggtgcccacCGGCCCCAGGGCTGCACCCATCCGCCCCGGGCTCCTTCCCCAGACCAGCGAGGAGGTGGTGAGGACGATGACGGGCTTGAAGGTGCCCCGTGGCCGCCCACGTCGCAACGAGACGCTCTATGTCCCCGACTGGACCGAGAGAGCCCCAGCTGCTGTGGACTGGAGGAGGAAAGGCTACGTGACGCCCGTCAAGAACCAGGTAAGCAGGGTGCTCCCCGGGGGTGCCCAGAGCGGGGCGTCACCCTGGTGTCACCCTGGTGTCACCCTTCACGTCCCCATAGGGCCAGTGCGGCTCGTGCTGGGCTTTCAGCTCTGTGGGCGCGCTGGAGGGGCAGCTGAAGCGGAAGACGGGGAAGCTGCTCTCCCTCAGCCCCCAAAACCTGGTGGACTGCGTGGCCAACAACAACGGCTGCGGCGGCGGCTACATGACCAACGCCTTCGAGTACGTCCGGCAGAACCGCGGCATCGACTCGGAGGATGCCTACCCCTACGTCGGCCAGgtccggggctgggagggggggtaAGGTCTCCTTCTGCTCCCTGACTGCCCTCCCATCCCCTTCTCGCCTTGACCTCGCTGGTCCCACGCAGGATGAGAGCTGCATGTACAGCCCCACCGGCAAGGCGGCCAAGTGCCGCGGCTACCGGGAAATCCCCGAAGGGAACGAGAAGGCTTTGAAGAGGGCCGTGGCCAGGATTGGACCTGTCTCCGTGGGCATTGATGCCAGCCTGCCCTCCTTCCACTTCTACAGCCGGGGTGAGGGGCTCAGGGGGGAACCCCCCCTGGTGCCTGTTGGCCGTGGGGCAGctcggggaaactgaggcacagccgGGTGGCTTATCCCGAGCGTAACGGTCTGTCCTGTCCCCTAGGCGTGTACTATGACGAGAGCTGCAATGCCGAAAACATCAACCACGCGGTGCTGGCGGTGGGCTACGGCACGCAGAAGGGCACCAAGCACTGGATCATCAAGAACAGGTACGGCAGGACGGCGGGGCTGCTTTTCACCGGGTTGGGGTTTGCCGGCGGCTCTGCCGGCAGCTCAGGCTCTGCCTTTTCTCCCCGCAGCTGGGGCGAGGAGTGGGGCAACAAGGGCTACGTCCTCCTGGCGCGCAACATGAACAACGCCTGCGGCATCGCCAACCTCGCCAGCTTCCCCAAGATGTGAGCGCTCCCGGTGTGCTCCCTTCCCGCGCCGCATCCGGCCGCCCTCCCTGCTTCCCCGTGTTCAAACTCAGCCTTTTCGCTCCCAATCTCCAAAGCCGACGTCGCTCCGGGGGGGGGATCTTTGCCTCTCCATGAGAAATCTCCCCCGGGAAAGGGGAGAGACCCCCCAGCTGCAGATGAACGGTGCGATGAGCTCCCCCCAGCTCTGTGTTCCCGGGACTCCTTTGCCGTGCCGGCACGGTGTGTGCGCAGTTCTGCCTGCCCGCGGCTGCAGACGCTCGGGGCTGGGTTTGGCCGGCTCCAGAGAGCCTGATCCCTCCAGAGATGCTTGTGCAAACAGGTCCCGCGCCGGCCTCTGCCTCCGGGAGTGCGCGGGGAGCGCCGCAGGTGGAATTTCCCCCGCGGAGAGCACGGATCtgtgtcccccccaccctgcATCCCAGCGGGGGCTGCAGAGAATGATacgactttatttttaaaataaacacggTTGGGAATAAACGCTCGGGCTGGTTTGCTCTGTGCTGTCCTGACCCCGTGGTGGGACGGGGCTGCAGCGGTGGAGTCGTCCTTCCCTTTCCCAGGGGGGCAGGAGCCGACGGTGAAACGCGGCTGACCCCGGGGCGAAGCGGGGAGAGAAGATGCTGCTGGGGTCTTTTTGCAAAATCCCAGCTGGTTTTGCAGGACCCCTGAAACAGGTTGAAGAAACgcggggggaagaaggagggggaagaaagcagagcagtGAATAAATGGCTGGCGCGGGCTGCGGCGCCGTGGCTTCGGGGTAAATGTTTGCGCCAGGGCTGGGTGGCGTTTCGCCGCCAAAACCCCCGCGTCTCCctaaaaacccaaaccccagcgCTCCTTgtgaaacaaattgaaaaatgaCTGCAGCAAAGCTCAGGGCGAGCCCTAACAGGAAGGGAAGGTGatacttgctttaaaaattcaCACATGAAAAGGTTTAGACACTTAAAAATAAGGGTTTTTTCCCACTCGTGCCCCTAAGTTTCTTTCTTCCGCTCCCACCCGCGCACCAAGACGTGGCTGGCGAATGGTCTGGCCGGGTGATGGAGAGGATGCAGGATGCTGGCCAATTCATCGGGGCCTGCCAGGATGCACCATCAGGGTTGTTCAAAAACAGAACGCtgtgaaaagaaagtgaaatcgGAGCATTTCCTCATCTGCTGGCTCCTGCTGGCAGCAAGCGGAGGGACCTCCTCGCACCCCCGTGCTGTCCCAGGCTGAGCCGGGCTCCGTGGAAAGCTGCACCGCGGCCGGGCAGGTGAGACATCTCCCTGGAGTGATTTTTGGCTGGAGAACATGCAGAAACGGTCCCTTTGCGCTCGCCTGGGGGACAGAGTTCATCTCTGCTTCCTTGGTGTCCCCCCTCGACTGTTCCTCGAGAGCTGCCGCAGCGATGAAGGCGGAAAGCTGGCAGAGGAAATGTTTGGGGATGCACCAAGTTTCCTTAGAAGAGACTTTCCTGGGGGGGTGGCACTGCAGGTCCACGTGCGGGAAGGGTCTGGGGCCACAGAGCATCGCTGTGGGACCGGAGACAGCTCCTAGCCAAGGCAAACGGCacaagggggtgggggtgggtttgggAATCGGTGGGGAAGTAAAACCCCCAGGCTGGGGTCTGGCACTGCCTCTCCGCTCCCAGCTGAGCGGGATGAAGCTGCTGGCTTCCATCGCCTTCCTGGCCACGCTTGCGGTGGCACTGGGACACCCCGACCCCGCGCTGGACTGGCACTGGCAGCTCTGGAAGAAAACCTACGGCAAGGAGTATCGCCACGAGGTAGGGGCATCTTGTGGGTGTGGAGATGGCTCGCGGTGCTGCTCTGGTATGACCATCCGCCGCATCACGCAGCGGGGAGAAGAGCCGACAGCGCTTCGAAGCGCTGCTGGTTCCCAGGGATGGCTTGGCAGGGGCTCCCGACAACCTTTTGTGGGATAAAATGGGGTGAAATGGCTGCGGGGGCTGTTGCTACACACCACAAGGCTGCGTTTGATTTCAGAAAGAGGAAGGGGACCGGCGTGTGACGTGGGAGAGGAACCTGCGACTCGTGACGCTGCACAATCTGGAGCACTCCCTGGGGCTGCACTCCTACCAGCTGGGCATGAACCACCTGGGAGACATGGTAGGTGCTGGCCGCGCCGCGAGGCGCAAGCATGGAGTCACGCGTTTGGTCGAGGGGGATGAAACGTGCCGTGCTGGTGATGCCGCAACCGCATGCGTCAGTCCCCGGAGGCTGCAAGGACAAACCTGGTCCTTTCGGTGGGGTGGGATGCGTGGATGGATTCGCTCTCCTGTTGTGCAAAGTAAACCTCTGCACGTTGCGAATGCCTCTGTGCTCCTTCCCACCAGACCAGCGAGGAAGTGGCGGCTTTGTTAACTGGGCTGAACGTTGCTCCTCGGCCAAACCGGACCTCCACGTACCGACCGCAGCCTGGCAG
This window encodes:
- the CTSK gene encoding cathepsin K, with protein sequence MRGMWWPTLLALLVPAAVAQLHPERELDTQWDLWKKTYRKQYNGEADEVARRLIWEKNLKYINTHNLEHALGVHTFELAMNHLGDMTSEEVVRTMTGLKVPRGRPRRNETLYVPDWTERAPAAVDWRRKGYVTPVKNQGQCGSCWAFSSVGALEGQLKRKTGKLLSLSPQNLVDCVANNNGCGGGYMTNAFEYVRQNRGIDSEDAYPYVGQDESCMYSPTGKAAKCRGYREIPEGNEKALKRAVARIGPVSVGIDASLPSFHFYSRGVYYDESCNAENINHAVLAVGYGTQKGTKHWIIKNSWGEEWGNKGYVLLARNMNNACGIANLASFPKM